Sequence from the Castanea sativa cultivar Marrone di Chiusa Pesio chromosome 12, ASM4071231v1 genome:
CATATGTGTTGAGTTGGCCCAAGAGTGTTCGTTGGGCTAAAAGTCCAATCCGAGAACACTGAATGGTCCGAAAATGTGAGAATATCAGCACACTAAACAATACTAAtaggtaaagaagtgatatTTGATCAGGTATATTCAAAAAGTTGATTCGAGGAAAAGTATGTCCTTGGCTACGTAGAGCTGAGGTAAGAGAATGACTTGTTAGCATCCATAGATAATATTCTAGAAGATCTTATAGATAAGAGTATACATGGTACATATGAAGGATAAGAAGAAGGCGgtgaaaaatatttaagataaagcTGTTATTACCGTCACTGCATTGAATGCACTGCAACTGCTTCTTTGGCCACATTAATAGAAAAGAATTACATGGGAATCAAAGTTCAGTCTTGTAACTACCTCTAAAGATTTGAAGGACGGtgaatgggacaagtatccaaattAAAAATCTGACCCATATGTGAAAGAGGCATAGTTTTAAAACCGGACCGGATCATACGGTCTAACCGAAAAAACCACGAACCTCTCCGTTTTGCGATTTTTTTTAGCATCAAGAACTGCTCTATGAAAAAAAACATGAACTCGTGCAAACCGTAGCCGGACCATACAATTCTAAGAACCGTCGTAcggtttctttttgtttcagcTTTTTCAGTGAGTTTTGGACCAATAAACCGGTATGAAGTTATGATCAGATCTAGAAGAAATAAAAGAACACGAAAAAGAACAAAGATCGGAAGGAGATCTGATAATTTCAGATCTTGAACAAGGgatttgtaaggaaaaaaaaaaaaaagttcctcagaaaaaaaaaaacacacacacacaacgaAGCAGGGTCTGCGTCTAGTTGAAGCAGCAGTCAGCAGGTTGCCAACGCCAATCATGCCTTCGTCTCctgctgctgctgcttcttcttttttttcttctctttcttttttccgtTGATGGAGCTCTGTAATTGCCTCTTTTTTTGCTGAActatgtttctctttctttctttagatTTTTGTTACCTTTTGAATTCCTTAAGTCCCTCACGTGGCTAACATTGGGAATGAAgaaaggttttaattttttaataaaagcaaACAAATTTCAGCCATTAGATTTACATCCCTCCTTCAATTTTCAGTTGGGCAGCTGCCCAACGTGATCTGACTTGACATGCATTGATAGGTGCATTAAATGAattaactatttttaagaaaaataatattatatttttatttataataattatttaaaaaatattaaagtcaTATCAACCGTcagttgtaaaatagtttgtgtatataatattacttttttaaaaatattattgtataacaatatattacacaatttttactatAATTTGACACATGGCCGTGttagtaatgaaaaaaaaaattatgagtctACATTTCTACTGCTCACATCTCGACACGTGGTAAATTGTGtcaaaatttgtataaaatgtTATAGTACTATTATTgctctaattattattattattattattacaagtttaactaatcaatatataaataaataaatagatattgtatttaaatttgcttagaatttgatatttcttatttgtcttgtaaaagaaaatatatatttgaaatatagatatttatatttaattggattattttagttaaattttctatttatactaatttaatatatttatttatatttatataattattaaattaattatgacgtatCATAGTTCGACCTCAGtttgaccttaaaaaccttgaacctctttCTTTTACGATTCATTGAACAATCCAGGTCTGAAAACCTTGGGAAGAGGGTTAGAAGAAGGTGAAGGTTATAAAAGGAAAGTAGTATGCtcaaaagaagggagggaaagagagagaaaagactaTATACATCAACATTCTTATTTGTAGTTTATCTTTAAAAGAGTTATTACAAATCATCatcggcttgtgtccgaggataAAATTCTTTTGTATAAACAATTCCTTGCGTGTAATGTTATGATCAAGTCCATCAACTTAGTTATTTAACATCACTAAAACCTAGATTCTAAACCtactctctataaatttcattatatttagCTTTTTGAGCCTATCCCCTTCTCATTGTGAATTTGAGTATAAATGGTAACCTTACATCTAtgttattcaaattattaaccaataaatatataacaattgTAAAATGAcgtaaacaaaattataaaaaatatgataaaactttttatttatttatactttaTAGAGTCTAAggagtaaaatattattttacctAAAAATTATCACGCGcaatcttctttatttttatacgagtacaaaaatctcatatatGTTCTGGTTTCACTGAATTTGCACGTCAATGACCTTGCGTTCTGCCTTGGTCTTAGGAATGGAAATGTAAAGAACACCATTCTTCAGCTCAGCCTTGATCTTATCCTTCTCCAAGTTATCAGGAAGCTGAATACGTGTGTCATAAGAATTGAAGCTTCTCCAAGACCAAGAGTCATTATCTTTACCTTCCTTCTTGTGCTCTCCTTTTATAACAAGCACATCGTCCTCGACTGACAACTTAACATCCTCCTTATCAAGTCCAGGCATGTCAAACCTCATCTTAACCTCATTCTCCTCTTCTACCACATCCCAATTGGCACGGGCTTGCCAATCCCATGCTGACCGGTGTGCTCCAGGGAATGTCGTGGTCTGATCAAAGAGACGGTCCATTGTGTCTAGCATTGGCCGCAATGCCCTAATTGGGGAGAACGGATCCCAGAGACCTGTGTAACATTTGCATGCAacattgtttaattttttggatCATATATTTTGAAACATTTGTATTTAAAGCTAGCTAGCTATCCAAATAATTGGATGAGAAAGATGTTACAAAATTTGCTACTTTGAGTATTGGAACAAACAAAACAGTAAAGAACAAGTGAAATTGAATTGGAGTATTTAAGTTTTCTTTACAATCCCTTGTATAATTTCCCTCTTTACATTTCTTGATACTGACCAGCTACCCTACACGATGATAGCATATCACTCTTTTAAGGACATTGGAGAAACAAAATCTGAAAAAGTAGCCCAGCcactaaaaattaaactataaagTACAACCTGATGCTTTGTCTTTAATTTCAAATGGAATAATATAATTGGTGTGTCACAATCATCAAACGAGCCTTTAATTTGTTTGCCTTGATTTTGTCTTTTGCTTTATGTTTTCTCCTCAGATTCAGATCCTATCCTAATCTGTTttatgtgattctttctagTTCATGTAATCTGAAGAAGCAGAACTCTTCCTTTCTATAACTAATTTACCTGTATTTATGGTTCTCATAACTAATTAACCTGAACAAAGAAAACGACTTAAGCAAAGTGTAAATTTCCATGCTCTTGGCATATTCTTTATTCAAccaagtaaaaacaaaaagcaaaagtTACCAAGTTCTTACATAACTCCTCTTCCAGCTTGGGCTCGCATAACCCCCATCCCCCAACCctcattcattctttctcaCACATAGGAATCAACAATGCAGTGTCACATGCAAGCAATGGTCATTGGCGTTGGGAGGTGGCAATTTGTGACTAGGTTTGTGCTAATTTGTGACATGGTTTTGCCAAATTCATGACTCGGGTTGAGCTAATGTTGGTTGTGTGCACCAATTGTGTTGTTTTGTGGGTGGAGGCAGTTAGCGTTGAGCAAACTAGGTTGTTTTGTAGGTGGACCCCGTCGAGGTTGCACCAATCTAGTGGGTTGGATCAATTGTGGGGGTATTGGATCGGTTTGTaagataagaaaatattttcattttacgtCATGCCAAAAGcaggaaaagaaaacattttctactaaaaaaacattttacattgaAATAGGCCAGATTATTCCATTTTTTACCCATATAACATCCCAAAAATCCCATGAATCAATTGTGGTGGATGGAACTTGGAAGTTTCGGGTTTACGACATATCCtttaaaatctaaaacccaaagtACCCTTCAAAATCTATTGAATTAGATGTACCTTTCCCGAAATACCCTTCAAAATCTATTAAATTAGGTGTTCCCAAAGATACAGtaatatgttttaaattaacaaaaatacaattgtATGACAAAATGTAAGggaaaaataattatacaaaatatataagcttaaaaactatatatatatatatatatagagagagagagagagagagagagagagagagagagagctaattCAAATTTCATGGCACAACTGAAATAAACTCTATTGTTGCTTTACTTAGCAATGGTCGTGTTACTatcatttattgttgttgttgttgttgttgttgttgttaaataGGCAAGGTGCTAGGTGGGTGGAATACATGTTATCTCGATTGATCAGCGTACTAATTGTTATACTTGACAGGTTTAATGAAGGATCATAATCACTCATGTTGAGAACATAGCAATTGATTAAGATTTATCATCAGAAAAATTCCAAttacttttacttttcttttttcttttttttagtttttcctcctttttcttaATTATAAGACACGATGATCAAATTCTGACTCTGTGTCTGTATCTATCAGAACCCACTAGAATTCACCAGTTTCTGAGTTGGAAAGAAATGGACACAACAAAAAGACAAGCAAATTAAACGTGTCAAACTGTCAATTTACCAAACAAAAACTTTGTGTCAAAAAGAAAGACTCACCAAAGTTTGAAATATCCACCACCCGTCTAGGCCTCCTCTCCACTGAGGTCCCTTGGTTTCCCTTACTGACATGAACATCCACAGACTGAGACGTGTCCTTATTTTCTTCACCAGCCGCAGTCTGAGCTCTCACCATTGACAACCTTGTCCCCCTTTTGCTACCAAAATTCTTTGGTATTGGAAAGGCAACATAGCCACAAGGCACAGTACTGTTGGCCTTAATTGAAGCCATGGCTTTGTTTGATGATGATAGCATAGGTGAACATGACCAAGATAATGTTGAAGccatagtgtttttttttttctttctaaagaGAGACTGTGTACAAGAAGAAATGCAAAATATACAATTGAAGTTCTGGCTTTGGGAAGAGGTATATTCGTTTTTGCTTAGGAATAAGATGGgatttgaaatattattatataggCAAAACCAAAACTAGGGGATAAGTTTGTAGAGGGGTCTTGAATGTTTGAGAATGTGAAAAAGTTTCTAGACTCATGCATTATTGTCACCACTCAAAAAGGTCAATGTTCATTACATTGACGTTTTTTCTGTATATAAGTCTCTCAATCTTTCGGGAAAGATCTATGGTTGTAAAATTACTAATATGGTATGCATGTTATAGGTGGACAAAGTCTTTCGGGAAAGGTCCATGATAATATGGAACGAAACATGTTTTTAATCTTTCCTGTGTAGTTTGTGTTAACCGAGTTGTTAAGTTACAAGCTTCGGAACTTATCTACTATAATATTATGAAGGATAGTGTTTATTGTATAAAGTGGCCCCGAATGCACTAAAACCCATGACTTTAAATCACTTTTTGTGTGTGCATATTTTGACAATTTCCCCAATTATAAATGGACTTTATTTGGATCCAGTGACATGAATTATGCTTTACACACCTTTTTGGGTTGCATTAACATTGGTCGATTATTCTTCaaatataaagttttttattgtttttagtatTTCAATGATGTCAATATAATACTAGTAttctcctataaaaaaaatgtcatgttaACAAATGTCTTTAagataattgttaataaaccataatagaaaaattttagTGTCATTTTTAtcggaaatataaaaaactgtcaataacatttattgttaggttctaaaagtttagaacaattgacAAACCGTGAACATAAACTTATCTAAATATAAatcctagagtctataggtattattagacaatgctcaaggtgatacaagtcaagattcaaaaaCATACAAGATGCAGAAAGAAGAATTCGAAATCTGcctacaaaaaaatatttttcttaagagatatgatAGATAataaatgtgcaaatattttctcttctcATGCATTTGTTTATAAGTCACATAGTGTCAAATTTGCTTTTATTGAAAGagataatatttttcttcaagtgAATTCtcaacttagtttttttttttttaaagtttggtttgtgtctttttagttttcccaacctcctaaattttcctcaaaactgttttcccaaaacttgtgttattttttcctatttttataagGGAGAAAGCTCTTTTTAAAACCTATGTTGTTTATAGGAGGAGTTGTTGCTCTTCATAGGGGAAGTTGTCTTTATTTTCTATAGAACTGAATTGTTTTGTGTTTCCttgattttctattttctcttatcCTCTGTTGTGTATATTTACTATCCACTCTTTGTTtgagttgtctttgtcaatacaTGACAAAAATagggagaaatagatgaaatttgaaaaaggtTTTTAACTGTTTTTATTTAGGggagataaaattgtttttgtaagggggagaaaataaaaagtttttgatgtatctaacttagggggagagttagtttgcatatttgttatttgctttagtttgattatttattttttatatgtctTTCTTTCCACACATGTGGTGATGTTTTTGTTGGAGTGTTTTCAGGAAAGACAAGTACATTCTAATCAAGACATTTTTCCTCTTATTGCAACTTCTAGGTTAGGAGTCTTAGATTGGGATTTGTGATGTAATTAGGCACTTTATTGTATGGGTTGTTCTtgtatttgagcatttcattttgtatgtaagttttgtcATGAATTGTCAAATGTGGAgcttgttaggttctaaaattttagaacaattggcaaaccgTAAACATAAACTTGTTTAGATATAGATCCTAGTCTATAAGTATTATTAGACAATACTCAAGGTGATACAAGTCCAGAttcaagaacatacaagctgcAAAAAGAAGCATTTGAAATCTGCCTAGTTCGACCGATTGAAACACGGgtctacaaaattttaaataggcccaaacagcagttcaagcccattaaggattagagTTTCAAATCTatttcttctagtatataaatgaaaactaagcacgtttttataaggcttttcagagagagaagagtgtgcatcttttgtatctagggttttatacccaaaagctctctcatatcttctaccggtgttattccttgaagaatctcaagatcaggTAGATCTGAAGTTGCTGCATCAAGATCAACAATAGTTGAAGTTCTAATCTTCcagggtggtcttggagtcacaaataGGAGAATTTGTGTTGATAAACCTTTGattggagtctcaaagtcacaagtgtgggtgcttgtgttgcaaaGGCCTAATAGAGAAGGAGTCCGTAGATTCGAAGCTTACAAATGGTCTTGTCAATAAGTTCTATAtgtggtagcaataggatgttaatggtctaagtcttattgttaACTTCAATTCTCTCTAGTGGATTcgctttttaccttgaggataattAGGTTAAATCTTCTTCAgattttttaccagtttggttttcctaggtgatcatatcattgtgttttttatattttcgtTGCTTTATATAAATGATTCATGTTTGTTTGAcctaaatttgaataataagcCTAAGTAtccacttggttaattaattaggttaaacaatctagttcaCAGGGATCTAAAACCtaacatttattgttttatcattcTTCTAATAAAACATTTCTAAAAATGGTTCCTAAACCAATGCCCTAATGGTAAGGTCATGTtaatgaatgcccttagggcaattTTTAATAAACCATTATAAGAATTATGGTTTTTggaagctcggatttgtgtaaatacacaagagcttgtttagactccCAAATTGAAATTACGACTAGATAggttttactctaacttatatTAAGTGCAGAATTAGAGTAAAGAAGCACAAACAACCATTATCACTACCCTAAACCATATTCATCCATTGtcaacaataaaaatgaaagcttaagagtagggaagagagatgcaaacacaagataacaccaagacgtgttatcgaagagaaaaccgaagaactcagcgaaaaacaTCTTCGCGACACTCCACGTCGAAATCGATcaactagagaataaagttggagtacacgaataacaaaataccctccaagcctagtgtACCTCATGTATTtgagccctccaaactcctGCTATCAACTGGCTTATtggaaccttgtcttctctaactttccagatcccgcaattcagcccgattgcatctgctAATAAATGGCTCATTCCAATACTTTCCAacagcaccaaaatctcactttacactcgaaatgggtgtggtaagtgtttgggttaTCAACCTCTCAATAATGTAGAGATAGAGaagtaggagttgaggaaaaccacaaggaaatgtgtaaatgattgtgggtataacaatctctaactctcaagtgtattttctaaagttttctctctgaaaagtaCTCtttacaatatgtgggtaatgagagtatatatagaATGGGTAAAGATTTAGTAAAGCAAAATTTCACGAAttggccttacccgcgagacacttgCAAAAACCTCTGGGCTAGCttgactcttcatcttccaatCATGTACTCCACATATGGCTCTTTCGCGGGTAAGCTTCTCGTGAGATACTCGTGAAATCCACTTGTTCATCTTTTTAAgtttgagtcttcacactctttcacaTTCACcccttacaattaaaaaccCACATGCATacaagaaaaaatgattgaagaaattacaattaaatttggcatggaattacAACCAATATAAAATAGTTGTAGATCAcaacataaattttttgaaaccgACAAAAAAATCACCTACATGTTTCTCCGTTTGACTGCCAAAATAATGAGTATTATctatccaaaataataataataataatgaatcaTAGATGATTCGTCTAAACCTTtgtttctcccaaaaaaattaaaaaaaatttaaaaaaaaaaaaaaaaaactctacctTTTAGTATGTAGTTAccaaattaattcaaacaaatgAATCCACAATTTAGAATTTTCATGTATATCTCTACGCCttttataacaaaaactaaattattaaaatacaaACTGTACATTctaaatttagttattttattttggtattcgatttttgaaaaaaaaaaattgtccataTTTGAGACTATTTCAATATCATAAATTTGTCCCTTTTTGTTAGTGGTGTGGTTCACGTGTATATTAAATgctattttaatataagaaaattcatataacaataatatattaattaattatattttgtttggataaaatttagttacaaaactaGTTGCAACCTAAGACTACAAATTtacttgataaaataaatattattatatattttgaaaatttaatcattaaattgtgcatgcatgttctttatactcttaatacacatgttaaattttgtgttaatcggatattatttactacaTGATCTGTAAACTTACATtgtatgcataattttagattaaaaaaacttgtaatttaaacaatttattgataacatagctaatgatttttaattttctaaaaattttgcaagtataaaggatataaaaaaaaaagtaattaaatggtggatttgttaaaattcatctCTGATAAAAAGACATTAAATTTGTAGCCTAaagctacaatcaattttgtagctaaatattatttattttgtttatgtttaaggatttttttttttttttttttggttgcaaaaCTAAGCTATTTTCAACTAGATAGTAGGCAAGCTATGGACCGTGCAAGAAGGTAGCAGTGAGTTGGTGGCTTTGCAATGTactttttttcattgaaaaaaaaaaaaaaaaaaccatcttaGAAAGTTTCGGGACAAGGGCCCTTAGGTTTAGTTCTAGAGTCATTTTTGAAGAGTTTTGTAAGTTACTATATTATCTAGTTTTTCTATGTTATGTATAACTTGAGTTTAAATCCTCCCATcttattaaactaaaaaaaaaaagcaaattaaaaaactaattgatattatcttctttttctttttctttttcttcttataggAACTAATTGATATTATCTAGTTCTTCAATGTTTGGTaaaatttgggttaaaaaaagaagaagaaaaaaaagtattccTAGTTTCCTATACGTGAATAAGCTAAAGTAGGCACTATGCCGTATAGTGTCCAGACTCAAGAGGAGTGGAGGACCAAGGAGCACCAAATGCACTAACGACTCAGAAgataaaaccaaaaaccattaAATGTGAAGCAGCATCCAATGTAGCCTTAAATATGGTAGTAGCTTGCCTACAATGTACTCTATAGAGTAACTATTTACTACACTTGATGGTCAAAGTTGCAGGACTATAATGTTAAAATGATGTGCTATGATTTTGGACAGTTGAACCGTTTTCCTTTCTTTGCATTTTCCAGAAGTAGAAGATTTCACGTTGTATCTTTAGTTTGGTTGTATTTAATATGTTCTACATAACTGATTTCTCCATCACAGAGCACTCATACGAAAATAGTCAGTATGTTTTAAAGGTTGGGAAAAAAGTATCATAAAATGCATATG
This genomic interval carries:
- the LOC142618365 gene encoding small heat shock protein, chloroplastic-like, with the translated sequence MASTLSWSCSPMLSSSNKAMASIKANSTVPCGYVAFPIPKNFGSKRGTRLSMVRAQTAAGEENKDTSQSVDVHVSKGNQGTSVERRPRRVVDISNFGLWDPFSPIRALRPMLDTMDRLFDQTTTFPGAHRSAWDWQARANWDVVEEENEVKMRFDMPGLDKEDVKLSVEDDVLVIKGEHKKEGKDNDSWSWRSFNSYDTRIQLPDNLEKDKIKAELKNGVLYISIPKTKAERKVIDVQIQ